Proteins encoded in a region of the Diabrotica virgifera virgifera chromosome 4, PGI_DIABVI_V3a genome:
- the LOC126883398 gene encoding uncharacterized protein K02A2.6-like yields MVQSKRIQARLLETKGLDLDRAVEIAASMETSEKDSNQFSHNNNYNQASINVLNAKAKSFHKNTNTSKFNDNNTVNNHSSSPNNTFTMSNNRNRACYRCGDTSHLADKCNKKHLICNFCKNVGHIQKVCLKAQQNSHRQVNSVNSAQEVLEVNAGNCKDKFFINLKVNGNILNFEIDSGAAVTIINKNIFEKYFPALQLQKSDVKLTTYCKNNLNVLGLVSVEVEHQELKHTLKLYVVDGDGYSLVGREWIHALEINLHQVNTILHENFEIATLLDKYKHLFEKSVGEIKGLEAEIYLKPGTKAKFCKARPVAFALRPKVEAELESLVNQGVLKKVAFSDWATPIVPVVKQNGDIRICGDFKITLNPCIEVDEYPLPTPDDLLSQLAGGDKYTKIDITKAYLHLPIKDEMKHLLTLNTHKGLFQPNRLMFGIASAPAKWQRLMEQMLQGIDGISIFQDDIRITAPNNTLHLQRLEQVLKKLSEHNLHINLDKSEFFKDEIDYCGYKMSKTGVSTSADKVTAIANAPIPTNRTQVRSFCGLINYYRRFLKDTSTILQPLNNLLKKNVNFKWSNTCQTAFDKAKKLICSRNVLCHYDPNLPLVLATDASPYGVGAVLSHIFSDGTERPLQFASQTLTTTQQRYSQIDKEAYSIIFGVKKFYNYLCARKFTLLTDHKPLVQIFAPDKSLPVLSATRMQHYAIFLQGLNYDIRYKNTDSHLNADALSRLPIKSEQNFTHDEPDIFEINQIETLPTNIRDLAFHTKNDHTLKKLLVGLKTGKPVDKRFSFNINQAEFSLQSDVIMRGQRVVIPTKLRNKILTELHTAHFGIVRMKSLARSYCWWPHIDQDIESLCKNCLECNKHKNNPIKDNSHIWEPPKFCFERVHADYAGPFNGGYYFILVDSFSKWPEIHFTKNTTTKTTIEICRKIFTTFGIPKVFVTDNGRQFDSHEFRTFMKDNGITQKFTAPYHPATNGQGERYVQILKKCLRAMRSEGNDREFELCKLLMQYRRSPHTVTGKSPSELMLGRQIRNRLDLLKPSCSDRVTYTDMSLRNFDIGTRVSVRDYFHSKWQFGIIVLRLGLLHYLIQLDDGRTWKRHVDQIRQIGEYTPSQNNPTCYIPDTITHNLIPREASIPEHSVSPPPTEVITDESEISNNMESSNSVPGAQTETEEPILRRSTRVRKPVTRLNL; encoded by the exons ATGGTCCAG TCAAAGAGGATTCAAGCCAGACTATTAGAAACAAAGGGATTGGACTTGGACCGAGCCGTAGAAATTGCAGCAAGCATGGAAACTTCAGAAAAGGATAGTAATCAATTTTCTCACAACAATAATTACAATCAGGCTAGTATAAATGTTTTAAATGCGAAAGCAAAaagttttcataaaaatacaaacaCTAGTAAATTTAATGATAATAATACAGTAAATAATCATAGTAGCTCTCCTAATAATACTTTTACAATGTCAAATAACCGTAATAGGGCTTGTTATAGATGCGGAGACACCTCGCATTTAGccgataaatgtaataaaaagcatttaatctgtaacttttgtaaaaacgTCGGACACATTCAAAAAGTTTGTTTAAAGGCACAACAAAATTCACACAGGCAAGTAAATTCAGTAAACTCTGCTCAAGAGGTCTTAGAAGTAAATGCTGGAAATTGCaaagataaattttttataaatttaaaagtgaatggtaatattttaaattttgaaattgattctgGCGCTGCTGTtacaatcataaataaaaatatatttgaaaaatattttcctgcattacaattacaaaaatcggatgttaaattaactacatactgcaaaaataatttgaatgttTTAGGTTTAGTTTCAGTGGAGGTTGAGCACCAGGAATTAAAGCACACTCTAAAGTTGTATGTGGTGGATGGTGATGGCTACTCACTGGTTGGTCGAGAGTGGATACATGCTCTGGAAATCAATTTACATCAGGTAAATACAATTCtacatgaaaattttgaaattgcaactttgttagataaatataaacatttatttgaaaagtcAGTTGGTGAAATAAAAGGGTTAGAGGCTGAAATTTATCTAAAACCTGGTACTAAAGCAAAATTTTGTAAGGCCCGTCCTGTAGCTTTTGCATTACGCCCTAAAGTTGAGGCAGAATTAGAGTCCTTAGTAAATCAGGGAGTCTTAAAGAAAGTAGCATTTTCGGACTGGGCAACTCCTATTGTTCCTGTAGTTAAACAAAATGGGGACATACGCATTTGTGGTGATTTTAAAATCACATTAAACCCTTGCATTGAAGTGGATGAATACCCTTTACCTACACCAGATGACCTACTTTCCCAATTAGCAGGTGGggacaaatatacaaaaatagatattACGAAAGCTTACTTACACTTGCCAATAAAAGATGAAATGAAACATTTACTTACATTAAACACCCATAAAGGTTTATTTCAACCAAATCGATTAATGTTTGGAATTGCTAGTGCTCCTGCCAAATGGCAACGTTTAATGGAGCAAATGCTACAAGGAATAGATGGTATTTCAATATTTCAGGATGATATAAGAATTACAGCTCCAAATAATACCTTACATTTACAAAGACTTGAACAAGTTTTAAAGAAATTATCTGAACataatttacatataaatttGGATAAAAGCGAATTTTTCAAAGACGAGATTGACTACTGTGGATATAAGATGAGTAAAACGGGTGTGTCTACTAGTGCAGATAAGGTAACTGCAATTGCAAATGCTCCAATACCTACAAACAGAACTCAAGTTCGGAGTTTCTGTGGCCTAATTAATTATTACAGACGTTTTTTAAAAGATACTTCTACAATTTTACAACcattaaataatttacttaaaaagaATGTCAATTTTAAATGGTCGAATACTTGTCAAACTGCGTTTGACAAAGCAAAAAAACTCATTTGTTCTAGAAATGTTTTATGTCACTATGACCCAAATTTACCATTAGTCCTAGCAACTGATGCATCACCCTATGGGGTAGGTGCAGTACTTTCACATATCTTTTCAGATGGTACAGAGAGACCCTTACAGTTTGCTTCTCAAACTCTTACTACTACACAGCAAAGGTACTCACAAATAGACAAAGAAGCTTACAGCATAATTTTTggagtaaaaaaattttacaattatttatgtGCTAGGAAATTTACTTTGCTCACTGATCATAAACCGTTAGTTCAAATTTTTGCACCTGATAAAAGCCTACCAGTTTTAAGTGCAACAAGAATGCAACATTATGCAATTTTCTTACAAGGTTTGAATTATGACATTCGTTACAAAAATACAGATTCTCATCTCAATGCTGACGCACTTTCACGTCTACCTATAAAATCAGAACAAAATTTCACACATGATGAGCcagatatttttgaaataaatcaaaTTGAAACTTTGCCTACAAATATTAGAGATCTAGCTTTTCATACAAAAAATGatcataccttaaaaaaattacttgttgGGTTAAAAACAGGAAAACCTGTTGATAAACGATTTAGCTTCAATATAAATCAAGctgaattttcattacaatctgaTGTTATTATGAGAGGACAAAGAGTAGTTATACCTACTAAATTgagaaataaaattttgacaGAATTACATACTGCACATTTTGGAATAGTTAGAATGAAATCTTTAGCTCGTAGTTATTGCTGGTGGCCTCACATAGACCAGGATATTGAGTcactttgtaaaaattgtttagagtgcaataagcacaagaacaacccaattaaagataattctcatatatgggagccaccaaaattttgttttgaacgaGTGCATGCTGATTACGCTGGACCTTTCAATGgaggttattattttatattggtagattccttcagtaaatggcctgaaattcattttacaaaaaatactactacaaaaactactattgaaatttgccgaaaaatttttacaacttttggtattcctaaagtttttgttaCAGACAATGGTAGACAATTTGACTCTCATGAGTTTAGAACTTTTATGAAAGATAATGGAATTACACAAAAATTTACTGCACCCTACCATCCTGCAACTAATGGACAGGGAGAGAGATATGTCCaaatactaaaaaaatgtttaagggcTATGCGAAGTGAGGGAAATGACAGGGAGTTTGAATTATGTAAGCTACTTATGCAATACCGCAGAAGCCCACATACAGTTACAGGTAAAAGTCCCTCAGAACTTATGTTAGGAAGACAAATAAGGAATAGATTAGATTTACTTAAACCTTCATGTAGTGATAGAGTTACCTATACTGATATGAGTCTAAGAAACTTTGATATAGGAACTAGGGTTTCCGTGAGGGATTATTTTCATTCTAAATGGCAATTTGGCATTATTGTACTCAGATTAGGGTTATTGCATTATTTAATTCAGTTAGATGATGGTAGAACATGGAAACGTCATGTAGACCAAATACGGCAAATTGGGGAATATACTCCATCTCAAAATAATCCAACATGTTACATTCCGGATACCATTACTCACAATTTGATTCCGAGGGAGGCATCAATTCCAGAGCACAGTGTCTCACCACCACCTACCGAAGTGATTACTGATGAATCCGAAATTTCAAACAATATGGAAAGTTCGAATAGTGTACCTGGGGCTCAAACTGAAACTGAGGAACCCATTTTAAGGCGTTCCACTAGAGTAAGGAAACCTGTTACCAGACTGAATTTGTAA
- the LOC126883397 gene encoding uncharacterized protein K02A2.6-like → MVQSKRIQARLLETKGLDLDRAVEIAASMETSEKDSNQFSHNNNYNQASINVLNAKAKSFHKNTNTSKFNDNNTVNNHSSSPNNTFTMSNNRNRACYRCGDTSHLADKCNKKHLICNFCKNVGHIQKVCLKAQQNSHRQVNSVNSAQEVLEVNAGNCKDKFFINLKVNGNILNFEIDSGAAVTIINKNIFEKYFPALQLQKSDVKLTTYCKNNLNVLGLVSVEVEHQELKHTLKLYVVDGDGYSLVGREWIHALEINLHQVNTILHENFEIATLLDKYKHLFEKSVGEIKGLEAEIYLKPGTKAKFCKARPVAFALRPKVEAELESLVNQGVLKKVAFSDWATPIVPVVKQNGDIRICGDFKITLNPCIEVDEYPLPTPDDLLSQLAGGDKYTKIDITKAYLHLPIKDEMKHLLTLNTHKGLFQPNRLMFGIASAPAKWQRLMEQMLQGIDGISIFQDDIRITAPNNTLHLQRLEQVLKKLSEHNLHINLDKSEFFKDEIDYCGYKMSKTGVSTSADKVTAIANAPIPTNRTQVRSFCGLINYYRRFLKDTSTILQPLNNLLKKNVNFKWSNTCQTAFDKAKKLICSRNVLCHYDPNLPLVLATDASPYGVGAVLSHIFSDGTERPLQFASQTLTTTQQRYSQIDKEAYSIIFGVKKFYNYLCARKFTLLTDHKPLVQIFAPDKSLPVLSATRMQHYAIFLQGLNYDIRYKNTDSHLNADALSRLPIKSEQNFTHDEPDIFEINQIETLPTNIRDLAFHTKNDHTLKKLLVGLKTGKPVDKRFSFNINQAEFSLQSDVIMRGQRVVIPTKLRNKILTELHTAHFGIVRMKSLARSYCWWPHIDQDIESLCKNCLECNKHKNNPIKDNSHIWEPPKFCFERVHADYAGPFNGGYYFILVDSFSKWPEIHFTKNTTTKTTIEICRKIFTTFGIPKVFVTDNGRQFDSHEFRTFMKDNGITQKFTAPYHPATNGQGERYVQILKKCLRAMRSEGNDREFELCKLLMQYRRSPHTVTGKSPSELMLGRQIRNRLDLLKPSCSDRVTYTDMSLRNFDIGTRVSVRDYFHSKWQFGIIVLRLGLLHYLIQLDDGRTWKRHVDQIRQIGEYTPSQNNPTCYIPDTITHNLIPREASIPEHSVSPPPTEVITDESEISNNMESSNSVPGAQTETEEPILRRSTRVRKPVTRLNL, encoded by the coding sequence AATGATAATAATACAGTAAATAATCATAGTAGCTCTCCTAATAATACTTTTACAATGTCAAATAACCGTAATAGGGCTTGTTATAGATGCGGAGACACCTCGCATTTAGccgataaatgtaataaaaagcatttaatctgtaacttttgtaaaaacgTCGGACACATTCAAAAAGTTTGTTTAAAGGCACAACAAAATTCACACAGGCAAGTAAATTCAGTAAACTCTGCTCAAGAGGTCTTAGAAGTAAATGCTGGAAATTGCaaagataaattttttataaatttaaaagtgaatggtaatattttaaattttgaaattgattctgGCGCTGCTGTtacaatcataaataaaaatatatttgaaaaatattttcctgcattacaattacaaaaatcggatgttaaattaactacatactgcaaaaataatttgaatgttTTAGGTTTAGTTTCAGTGGAGGTTGAGCACCAGGAATTAAAGCACACTCTAAAGTTGTATGTGGTGGATGGTGATGGCTACTCACTGGTTGGTCGAGAGTGGATACATGCTCTGGAAATCAATTTACATCAGGTAAATACAATTCtacatgaaaattttgaaattgcaactttgttagataaatataaacatttatttgaaaagtcAGTTGGTGAAATAAAAGGGTTAGAGGCTGAAATTTATCTAAAACCTGGTACTAAAGCAAAATTTTGTAAGGCCCGTCCTGTAGCTTTTGCATTACGCCCTAAAGTTGAGGCAGAATTAGAGTCCTTAGTAAATCAGGGAGTCTTAAAGAAAGTAGCATTTTCGGACTGGGCAACTCCTATTGTTCCTGTAGTTAAACAAAATGGGGACATACGCATTTGTGGTGATTTTAAAATCACATTAAACCCTTGCATTGAAGTGGATGAATACCCTTTACCTACACCAGATGACCTACTTTCCCAATTAGCAGGTGGggacaaatatacaaaaatagatattACGAAAGCTTACTTACACTTGCCAATAAAAGATGAAATGAAACATTTACTTACATTAAACACCCATAAAGGTTTATTTCAACCAAATCGATTAATGTTTGGAATTGCTAGTGCTCCTGCCAAATGGCAACGTTTAATGGAGCAAATGCTACAAGGAATAGATGGTATTTCAATATTTCAGGATGATATAAGAATTACAGCTCCAAATAATACCTTACATTTACAAAGACTTGAACAAGTTTTAAAGAAATTATCTGAACataatttacatataaatttGGATAAAAGCGAATTTTTCAAAGACGAGATTGACTACTGTGGATATAAGATGAGTAAAACGGGTGTGTCTACTAGTGCAGATAAGGTAACTGCAATTGCAAATGCTCCAATACCTACAAACAGAACTCAAGTTCGGAGTTTCTGTGGCCTAATTAATTATTACAGACGTTTTTTAAAAGATACTTCTACAATTTTACAACcattaaataatttacttaaaaagaATGTCAATTTTAAATGGTCGAATACTTGTCAAACTGCGTTTGACAAAGCAAAAAAACTCATTTGTTCTAGAAATGTTTTATGTCACTATGACCCAAATTTACCATTAGTCCTAGCAACTGATGCATCACCCTATGGGGTAGGTGCAGTACTTTCACATATCTTTTCAGATGGTACAGAGAGACCCTTACAGTTTGCTTCTCAAACTCTTACTACTACACAGCAAAGGTACTCACAAATAGACAAAGAAGCTTACAGCATAATTTTTggagtaaaaaaattttacaattatttatgtGCTAGGAAATTTACTTTGCTCACTGATCATAAACCGTTAGTTCAAATTTTTGCACCTGATAAAAGCCTACCAGTTTTAAGTGCAACAAGAATGCAACATTATGCAATTTTCTTACAAGGTTTGAATTATGACATTCGTTACAAAAATACAGATTCTCATCTCAATGCTGACGCACTTTCACGTCTACCTATAAAATCAGAACAAAATTTCACACATGATGAGCcagatatttttgaaataaatcaaaTTGAAACTTTGCCTACAAATATTAGAGATCTAGCTTTTCATACAAAAAATGatcataccttaaaaaaattacttgttgGGTTAAAAACAGGAAAACCTGTTGATAAACGATTTAGCTTCAATATAAATCAAGctgaattttcattacaatctgaTGTTATTATGAGAGGACAAAGAGTAGTTATACCTACTAAATTgagaaataaaattttgacaGAATTACATACTGCACATTTTGGAATAGTTAGAATGAAATCTTTAGCTCGTAGTTATTGCTGGTGGCCTCACATAGACCAGGATATTGAGTcactttgtaaaaattgtttagagtgcaataagcacaagaacaacccaattaaagataattctcatatatgggagccaccaaaattttgttttgaacgaGTGCATGCTGATTACGCTGGACCTTTCAATGgaggttattattttatattggtagattccttcagtaaatggcctgaaattcattttacaaaaaatactactacaaaaactactattgaaatttgccgaaaaatttttacaacttttggtattcctaaagtttttgttaCAGACAATGGTAGACAATTTGACTCTCATGAGTTTAGAACTTTTATGAAAGATAATGGAATTACACAAAAATTTACTGCACCCTACCATCCTGCAACTAATGGACAGGGAGAGAGATATGTCCaaatactaaaaaaatgtttaagggcTATGCGAAGTGAGGGAAATGACAGGGAGTTTGAATTATGTAAGCTACTTATGCAATACCGCAGAAGCCCACATACAGTTACAGGTAAAAGTCCCTCAGAACTTATGTTAGGAAGACAAATAAGGAATAGATTAGATTTACTTAAACCTTCATGTAGTGATAGAGTTACCTATACTGATATGAGTCTAAGAAACTTTGATATAGGAACTAGGGTTTCCGTGAGGGATTATTTTCATTCTAAATGGCAATTTGGCATTATTGTACTCAGATTAGGGTTATTGCATTATTTAATTCAGTTAGATGATGGTAGAACATGGAAACGTCATGTAGACCAAATACGGCAAATTGGGGAATATACTCCATCTCAAAATAATCCAACATGTTACATTCCGGATACCATTACTCACAATTTGATTCCGAGGGAGGCATCAATTCCAGAGCACAGTGTCTCACCACCACCTACCGAAGTGATTACTGATGAATCCGAAATTTCAAACAATATGGAAAGTTCGAATAGTGTACCTGGGGCTCAAACTGAAACTGAGGAACCCATTTTAAGGCGTTCCACTAGAGTAAGGAAACCTGTTACCAGACTGAATTTGTAA